The following DNA comes from Pomacea canaliculata isolate SZHN2017 linkage group LG10, ASM307304v1, whole genome shotgun sequence.
TCATCTGCATTATCTGCATTCAttaataaaagcatttaaaaagaaCCCTGAATTCTTGAATATGACATAGAGATAAGAAACACAGTTGataatatgtttataaaaaatttgttattgtCATGGACATATTGAACAAGAGTTTGGTAGAGATAGCACGACTGATTTGTTGAAATATTGTAGAAAGAATTACAAAAGTGCACCAAGTGTGTCATTAAGTGTTGCTACTTTAGGAAAGTTCTTAAGAGATAACAGGTGCAGGAAGGCTATGTTTTGCAGAATAATTCAAGAATTTGAGTCTCTGCTGGAAGAGGATATTACTACAAACAAGCAGATAGGAAAGAATGGAGCAGAAGACATACTAAAAAAATGTGGGAATAGGCCTGTTCGAATCCTGACACACTGTAACACTGGTTCTTTGGCAACTGCAGGATATGGTACAGCACTGGGTAAGATAGCTTATCTTGCACATCTGTATTGGTTCACTTGTAAAGTGTTTGTATTgttactataaataaataaatgaattaagcTGCATGTTTCaccatttttcttatttgttttgggAATACGTATTTAAACAGAGATATGgatgaataaattaaagagagaaaacagtttttaattattagtcTTTTGTGATTACAGGTGTCGTCAGGTGTCTTCATGAACAAGGCAAATTGAAAGAAGTGTTTTGCACAGAGACCCGACCATACAACCAAGGGTCACGACTAACTGCATATGAGCTTGTGTATGAGAAAATGAATGCTACTCTTATATGTGATAGCATGGCAGCCATTTTAATGAGACAAAAAGATATTTCAGCAGTTGTGGTGGGAGCTGATCGTGTGGTTGCCAATGGGGacacagcaaataaaattgGAACTTATCAACTGGCAGTTGTTGCTAAATACCACAGTGTACCATTTTATGTGGCTTGTCCTTTGACTTCGTTTGATCGGTCAAAGGAAAGTGGAGCAGAAATAGAGATAGAGGAAAGACCCTTCGAAGAATTAACATTTATAAAGGGAGTCAAAATTGCTGCAGAAGGTAcgcaaagaaaattttt
Coding sequences within:
- the LOC112573215 gene encoding methylthioribose-1-phosphate isomerase-like; this encodes MTLQAIKYERGRLDILDQLLLPDTSRYVPIKDTEDGWQAIKKMQVRGAPAIAIVGCLSLGVELTNKTFHKLSDLEEFVVERLNYLVTARPTAVNMADAAARFIDFMETLVVEASLDPEEAKNRIIQEFESLLEEDITTNKQIGKNGAEDILKKCGNRPVRILTHCNTGSLATAGYGTALGVVRCLHEQGKLKEVFCTETRPYNQGSRLTAYELVYEKMNATLICDSMAAILMRQKDISAVVVGADRVVANGDTANKIGTYQLAVVAKYHSVPFYVACPLTSFDRSKESGAEIEIEERPFEELTFIKGVKIAAEGINCWNPAFDVTPADLITGGIITELGVFPASLLNNELKKYQKDSI